The genome window GGTCCCTTGCGCGTCGGTGACGACGACGGCCGCGCCCACCTGCTCCACCGCGTCGGCGATTCGCGAGAGGCGTTCCCCCGTTGCGCCCGGGTCGCTCCCTCCCGCCTCGCCCGGTTTCCCGCGATCCGGGCCCCGCCGGCGGAGCGACAGGAAGTACCCGATCGCCGCGCCCACGGCCAGGGCGAACAGAAAGAAGGCGACTCCTGCCGGGCTGAACGGTTGCGGCACCTTGCCTCCTTGCGCGGCGCGAAGGGCGACCCATCCGGGCGCCCGTTCCCCCTTATCGGAAAGCATCACCCGATTCTTCAGCGGTTTCCCGGTCTTCCGCGCCTCCGGAAAAAGATCCCGGAAACGCAACCGCCATCCCGTTTACTGAATCTATCCATGTGAAAACGGTTCCGATTCCATGGGGGAAGGAACAGGAGGACAAGGATGCGGAGATCGACGGTTCTCGCTGCGGCGTTCCTGCTGGCGCTCCCGGGCCTCGCGCTGTCGGCGCCCTGGGAGCTCGACCCGGCCCACACCGGGGTCCACTTCAAGGTGCGGCACCTGATGGTTTCGTCGGTGCGCGGGGATTTCGGGAAGGTTTCGGGGAAGATCGCCTACGATCCGGCGGATCTCGAGAAATCGTCCGCGGACATCACCATCGACGCCGCCTCCATCAACACGCGCGTCGCGAAACGGGACG of Deltaproteobacteria bacterium contains these proteins:
- a CDS encoding YceI family protein, translating into MRRSTVLAAAFLLALPGLALSAPWELDPAHTGVHFKVRHLMVSSVRGDFGKVSGKIAYDPADLEKSSADITIDAASINTRVAKRD